Proteins from a genomic interval of Osmia bicornis bicornis chromosome 13, iOsmBic2.1, whole genome shotgun sequence:
- the LOC114871810 gene encoding membrane-associated guanylate kinase, WW and PDZ domain-containing protein 1-like isoform X1: protein MATKTEDATSIDNTNDGESMDKEVLAISGNDETGHRIPPTYLYNSGSEQNTGISNQEQSNRNRAQATEDQLGPLPPNWEKAYTDTGEVYFIDHNTGTSHWLDPRLSKFQKRSLEECLDDELPYGWEKIDDTLYGTYFIDHVNRRTQYENPVLQAKRAQQSLGERKSPNFTRNPDKLKGQKIRTTLIKSSRGLGFTIVGGDDSVEEFLQIKSVVPNGPAWLDGKLQTGDVLVYVNDTCVLGFTHNEMVNVFKSIGSGETVTLEVCRGYPLPFDPNDPNTEVVTTIAVNAPDILTEDPRMYMDLDPALQNNGRFNFLDSTLLPVHNLQNGENLATTSVNSMPDLCISDKINTIKRPSSTDILLSESDLNDCKDTSMSSKPEFLSIAIVKGTMGFGFTIADSAHGQKVKKILDRQRCKNLMEGDILVNINDINVRNMCHSEVVQVLKDCPRNEEALIHVQRTTSKSNEKKEKNSQDFFRSKTPTADIYSTQTKTVVPSRPKTPLIDTRNHPKSPTGAMRSNWNEQSENELNPLDNRYKYSEYTHDMYYTDPYKANITNLSDNFATMTNLDDDPVRNTAKRDWVTNDKLNINNDVYSIDIPHHDNILKQNGCLHSDYYKDLYTSQSHSQYSEQDYNVYSIGQEQNVDTGEIWDKRKETTSFEHEQPHSSSIPRYPQYSNELLCPIVPDIEWIETLVTLVRQDTGFGFRIVGGTEEGSQQVSVGHIVPGGAADLDNRLNTGDLIMSVDGESVMNSSHHHVVQLMIAAAQNGRVTLGIRRRINTQDHLPENLQTPYNRQMNLQYPYDVTVTRMENEGFGFVIISSVNKAGSTIGRIIEGSPAERCGRLNVGDHILAVNHVDITNVCHKDIVNLIKDSGYSVTLTIGYPLDDCCSNTSLSQKDEPTCDGDGGQYHAVELTRGTRGFGFSIRGGREFQNMPLFVLQIAENGPASIDNRLRVGDQIIEINGINTKNMTHTEAIEIIRNGGPSVRLLVRRGCQMPSVSNLTIDQISIRPIDEGTPRRHLLKLPEVGVHPKKRQKVRLFILLNCCSSKNRYL, encoded by the exons atggcTACAAAAACAGAAGACGCAACATCTATTGATAATACCAATGATg GAGAAAGCATGGACAAGGAGGTATTAGCGATCAGTGGGAATGATGAGACCGGTCATCGTATTCCACCTACATATTTGTATAATTCAGGTTCTGAACAAAATACAGGAATATCTAATCAAGAGCAAAGCAATAGAAATCGTGCTCAAGCTACAGAGGACCAGTTAGGACCATTGCCACCAAATTGGGAGAAAGCTTACACAGACACAGGAgaagtttattttattga CCACAATACAGGCACTTCCCATTGGTTAGATCCTCGTTTatctaaatttcaaaaaagatCTCTCGAAGAATGTTTGGACGATGAATTACCTTATGGTTGGGAGAAAATAGACGATACTCTGTATGGTACATATTTCATTGATCATGTAAATCGTAGAACTCAATATGAAAATCCTGTGTTGCAAGCCAAACGGGCGCAACAAAGTTtaggagaaagaaagagtCCTAATTTCACGAGAAATCCTGATAAACTAAAAGGTCAGAAAATAAGAACAACATTGATAAAAAGTTCAAGGGGGCTAGGATTCACCATTGTCGGTGGAGATGATTCTGTTGaagaatttttacaaataaaaagtGTTGTACCAAATGGACCAGCATGGTTAGATGGAAAATTACAAACTG gaGATGTTTTAGTGTACGTTAATGATACGTGCGTATTAGGTTTTACGCATAATGAAATGGTAAATGTGTTTAAATCAATTGGTAGCGGTGAAACTGTTACGTTAGAAGTATGTCGCGGTTATCCATTACCATTTGATCCAAACGATCCAAACACAGAAGTTGTTACTACTATTGCTGTTAATGCACCAG ATATTTTAACAGAAGATCCGAgaatgtacatggatctggaTCCTGCTTTGCAAAACAACGGCCGTTTTAATTTCCTGGATTCTACACTCTTGCCAGTACACAATCTTCAAAATGGTGAAAACCTTGCCACAACATCTGTCAATTCAATGCCAGATCTTTGTATTTCGGATAAAATTAATACGATTAAAAGACCTAGCAGTACAGATATTCTGTTGTCTGAAAGTGATTTAAATGACTGTAAAGATACGTCAATGTCTTCCAAACCAGAATTTCTCAGTATTGCAATTGTAAAGGGAACTATGGGATTTGGATTTACAATAGCAGATTCTGCTCATGGTCAGAaggttaaaaaaattttagatCGTCAACGTTGTAAAAATTTGATGGAAGGTGACATTTTAGTTAATATAAATGACATTAATGTAAGAAACATGTGTCATTCTGAAGTAGTACAAGTTTTAAAAGATTGTCCTCGTAACGAAGAAGCATTGATACATGTTCAAAGAACAACATCAAAGTcaaacgaaaagaaagaaaaaaattcccAAGACTTTTTTAGAAGTAAGACACCAACTGCTGATATTTACAGTACTCAGACAAAAACTGTTGTACCGAGCCGACCAAAAACACCACTTATTGATACCAGGAATCACCCTAAATCACCAACAGGTGCAATGAGATCAAACTGGAACGAACAAAGCGAAAACGAATTAAATCCCCTCGATAATAGATATAAATATTCAGAATATACACATGACATGTACTATACCGATCCTTATAAAGCAAACATCACAAATTTATCTGATAATTTTGCTACAATGACGAATTTAGATGATGATCCTGTACGAAATACTGCTAAAAGAGATTGGGTTACAAATGACAAATTAAACATAAATAACGACGTGTATTCTATTGATATACCTCACCATGATAACATATTAAAACAAAATGGATGTTTACACTCAGATTACTATAAAGATTTGTATACATCACAGTCCCATTCTCAGTATAGCGAACAAGATTATAATGTATATTCTATCGGTCAAGAACAAAATGTTGATACCGGTGAAATATGGGATAAACGGAAAGAGACTACTAGTTTTGAACATGAGCAACCACATTCCAGTTCTATACCACg cTATCCTCAATATAGCAATGAGTTATTGTGTCCAATTGTGCCTGATATAGAGTGGATAGAAACATTGGTAACTTTAGTAAGGCAAGATACAGGATTTGGATTTAGAATAGTAGGTGGCACAGAAGAAGGATCTCAA CAGGTTTCAGTTGGGCATATAGTACCTGGTGGTGCAGCAGACTTAGATAATCGACTGAATACGGGTGATTTGATTATGTCTGTCGATGGTGAAAGTGTTATGAATTCGTCGCATCATCACGTGGTTCAATTGATGATAGCTGCCGCTCAAAATGGCAGAGTTACCTTAGGAATACGACGCAGGATTAATACGCAGGACCATCTTCCAGAAAACCTTCAAACACCATACAACAGACAAATGAATCTCCAATATCCTTATGATGTAACAGTTACTAGAATGGAAAACGAAGGTTTTggttttgttattatttccTCGGTTAATAAAGCTGGTTCAACGATTGGTAGAATAATTGAAGGATCGCCTGCGGAAAGATGCGGCCGATTAAATGTTGGAGATCATATTCTTGCCGTTAATCACGTTGACATAACGAATGTATGCCACAAAGACATAGTGAACTTAATTAAAGATTCCGGTTATTCTGTCACTTTAACAATCGGTTACCCTCTTGATGATTGTTGTAGTAATACGTCTCTATCGCAAAAG GACGAACCAACATGTGATGGAGACGGAGGTCAGTATCACGCGGTTGAATTAACTCGTGGAACTAGAGGATTTGGTTTTAGTATTCGCGGAGGAcgtgaatttcaaaatatgcCATTGTTTGTTTTACAAATTGCTGAAAATGGTCCTGCGTCCATTGATAATCGGTTAAGG gTTGGAGatcaaataattgaaataaatggAATCAATACTAAAAATATGACACACACAGAAGCCATTGAAATAATACGAAACGGTGGACCATCTGTTCGACTTTTAGTTCGTCGTGGTTGCCAGATGCCTTCAGTG AGTAATCTCACAATCGACCAAATAAGTATTCGACCGATTGATGAGGGCACCCCACGCAGgcatttattgaaattaccCGAGGTGGGTGTGCACCCTAAAAAACGTCAGAAAGTTcgactttttattttactcaACTGCTGTTCATCCaaaaatagatatttataa
- the LOC114871810 gene encoding membrane-associated guanylate kinase, WW and PDZ domain-containing protein 1-like isoform X3 produces MATKTEDATSIDNTNDGESMDKEVLAISGNDETGHRIPPTYLYNSGSEQNTGISNQEQSNRNRAQATEDQLGPLPPNWEKAYTDTGEVYFIDHNTGTSHWLDPRLSKFQKRSLEECLDDELPYGWEKIDDTLYGTYFIDHVNRRTQYENPVLQAKRAQQSLGERKSPNFTRNPDKLKGQKIRTTLIKSSRGLGFTIVGGDDSVEEFLQIKSVVPNGPAWLDGKLQTGDVLVYVNDTCVLGFTHNEMVNVFKSIGSGETVTLEVCRGYPLPFDPNDPNTEVVTTIAVNAPEDPRMYMDLDPALQNNGRFNFLDSTLLPVHNLQNGENLATTSVNSMPDLCISDKINTIKRPSSTDILLSESDLNDCKDTSMSSKPEFLSIAIVKGTMGFGFTIADSAHGQKVKKILDRQRCKNLMEGDILVNINDINVRNMCHSEVVQVLKDCPRNEEALIHVQRTTSKSNEKKEKNSQDFFRSKTPTADIYSTQTKTVVPSRPKTPLIDTRNHPKSPTGAMRSNWNEQSENELNPLDNRYKYSEYTHDMYYTDPYKANITNLSDNFATMTNLDDDPVRNTAKRDWVTNDKLNINNDVYSIDIPHHDNILKQNGCLHSDYYKDLYTSQSHSQYSEQDYNVYSIGQEQNVDTGEIWDKRKETTSFEHEQPHSSSIPRYPQYSNELLCPIVPDIEWIETLVTLVRQDTGFGFRIVGGTEEGSQQVSVGHIVPGGAADLDNRLNTGDLIMSVDGESVMNSSHHHVVQLMIAAAQNGRVTLGIRRRINTQDHLPENLQTPYNRQMNLQYPYDVTVTRMENEGFGFVIISSVNKAGSTIGRIIEGSPAERCGRLNVGDHILAVNHVDITNVCHKDIVNLIKDSGYSVTLTIGYPLDDCCSNTSLSQKDEPTCDGDGGQYHAVELTRGTRGFGFSIRGGREFQNMPLFVLQIAENGPASIDNRLRVGDQIIEINGINTKNMTHTEAIEIIRNGGPSVRLLVRRGCQMPSVSNLTIDQISIRPIDEGTPRRHLLKLPEVGVHPKKRQKVRLFILLNCCSSKNRYL; encoded by the exons atggcTACAAAAACAGAAGACGCAACATCTATTGATAATACCAATGATg GAGAAAGCATGGACAAGGAGGTATTAGCGATCAGTGGGAATGATGAGACCGGTCATCGTATTCCACCTACATATTTGTATAATTCAGGTTCTGAACAAAATACAGGAATATCTAATCAAGAGCAAAGCAATAGAAATCGTGCTCAAGCTACAGAGGACCAGTTAGGACCATTGCCACCAAATTGGGAGAAAGCTTACACAGACACAGGAgaagtttattttattga CCACAATACAGGCACTTCCCATTGGTTAGATCCTCGTTTatctaaatttcaaaaaagatCTCTCGAAGAATGTTTGGACGATGAATTACCTTATGGTTGGGAGAAAATAGACGATACTCTGTATGGTACATATTTCATTGATCATGTAAATCGTAGAACTCAATATGAAAATCCTGTGTTGCAAGCCAAACGGGCGCAACAAAGTTtaggagaaagaaagagtCCTAATTTCACGAGAAATCCTGATAAACTAAAAGGTCAGAAAATAAGAACAACATTGATAAAAAGTTCAAGGGGGCTAGGATTCACCATTGTCGGTGGAGATGATTCTGTTGaagaatttttacaaataaaaagtGTTGTACCAAATGGACCAGCATGGTTAGATGGAAAATTACAAACTG gaGATGTTTTAGTGTACGTTAATGATACGTGCGTATTAGGTTTTACGCATAATGAAATGGTAAATGTGTTTAAATCAATTGGTAGCGGTGAAACTGTTACGTTAGAAGTATGTCGCGGTTATCCATTACCATTTGATCCAAACGATCCAAACACAGAAGTTGTTACTACTATTGCTGTTAATGCACCAG AAGATCCGAgaatgtacatggatctggaTCCTGCTTTGCAAAACAACGGCCGTTTTAATTTCCTGGATTCTACACTCTTGCCAGTACACAATCTTCAAAATGGTGAAAACCTTGCCACAACATCTGTCAATTCAATGCCAGATCTTTGTATTTCGGATAAAATTAATACGATTAAAAGACCTAGCAGTACAGATATTCTGTTGTCTGAAAGTGATTTAAATGACTGTAAAGATACGTCAATGTCTTCCAAACCAGAATTTCTCAGTATTGCAATTGTAAAGGGAACTATGGGATTTGGATTTACAATAGCAGATTCTGCTCATGGTCAGAaggttaaaaaaattttagatCGTCAACGTTGTAAAAATTTGATGGAAGGTGACATTTTAGTTAATATAAATGACATTAATGTAAGAAACATGTGTCATTCTGAAGTAGTACAAGTTTTAAAAGATTGTCCTCGTAACGAAGAAGCATTGATACATGTTCAAAGAACAACATCAAAGTcaaacgaaaagaaagaaaaaaattcccAAGACTTTTTTAGAAGTAAGACACCAACTGCTGATATTTACAGTACTCAGACAAAAACTGTTGTACCGAGCCGACCAAAAACACCACTTATTGATACCAGGAATCACCCTAAATCACCAACAGGTGCAATGAGATCAAACTGGAACGAACAAAGCGAAAACGAATTAAATCCCCTCGATAATAGATATAAATATTCAGAATATACACATGACATGTACTATACCGATCCTTATAAAGCAAACATCACAAATTTATCTGATAATTTTGCTACAATGACGAATTTAGATGATGATCCTGTACGAAATACTGCTAAAAGAGATTGGGTTACAAATGACAAATTAAACATAAATAACGACGTGTATTCTATTGATATACCTCACCATGATAACATATTAAAACAAAATGGATGTTTACACTCAGATTACTATAAAGATTTGTATACATCACAGTCCCATTCTCAGTATAGCGAACAAGATTATAATGTATATTCTATCGGTCAAGAACAAAATGTTGATACCGGTGAAATATGGGATAAACGGAAAGAGACTACTAGTTTTGAACATGAGCAACCACATTCCAGTTCTATACCACg cTATCCTCAATATAGCAATGAGTTATTGTGTCCAATTGTGCCTGATATAGAGTGGATAGAAACATTGGTAACTTTAGTAAGGCAAGATACAGGATTTGGATTTAGAATAGTAGGTGGCACAGAAGAAGGATCTCAA CAGGTTTCAGTTGGGCATATAGTACCTGGTGGTGCAGCAGACTTAGATAATCGACTGAATACGGGTGATTTGATTATGTCTGTCGATGGTGAAAGTGTTATGAATTCGTCGCATCATCACGTGGTTCAATTGATGATAGCTGCCGCTCAAAATGGCAGAGTTACCTTAGGAATACGACGCAGGATTAATACGCAGGACCATCTTCCAGAAAACCTTCAAACACCATACAACAGACAAATGAATCTCCAATATCCTTATGATGTAACAGTTACTAGAATGGAAAACGAAGGTTTTggttttgttattatttccTCGGTTAATAAAGCTGGTTCAACGATTGGTAGAATAATTGAAGGATCGCCTGCGGAAAGATGCGGCCGATTAAATGTTGGAGATCATATTCTTGCCGTTAATCACGTTGACATAACGAATGTATGCCACAAAGACATAGTGAACTTAATTAAAGATTCCGGTTATTCTGTCACTTTAACAATCGGTTACCCTCTTGATGATTGTTGTAGTAATACGTCTCTATCGCAAAAG GACGAACCAACATGTGATGGAGACGGAGGTCAGTATCACGCGGTTGAATTAACTCGTGGAACTAGAGGATTTGGTTTTAGTATTCGCGGAGGAcgtgaatttcaaaatatgcCATTGTTTGTTTTACAAATTGCTGAAAATGGTCCTGCGTCCATTGATAATCGGTTAAGG gTTGGAGatcaaataattgaaataaatggAATCAATACTAAAAATATGACACACACAGAAGCCATTGAAATAATACGAAACGGTGGACCATCTGTTCGACTTTTAGTTCGTCGTGGTTGCCAGATGCCTTCAGTG AGTAATCTCACAATCGACCAAATAAGTATTCGACCGATTGATGAGGGCACCCCACGCAGgcatttattgaaattaccCGAGGTGGGTGTGCACCCTAAAAAACGTCAGAAAGTTcgactttttattttactcaACTGCTGTTCATCCaaaaatagatatttataa
- the LOC114871810 gene encoding membrane-associated guanylate kinase, WW and PDZ domain-containing protein 1-like isoform X2, with protein sequence MATKTEDATSIDNTNDGESMDKEVLAISGNDETGHRIPPTYLYNSGSEQNTGISNQEQSNRNRAQATEDQLGPLPPNWEKAYTDTGEVYFIDHNTGTSHWLDPRLSKFQKRSLEECLDDELPYGWEKIDDTLYGTYFIDHVNRRTQYENPVLQAKRAQQSLGERKSPNFTRNPDKLKGQKIRTTLIKSSRGLGFTIVGGDDSVEEFLQIKSVVPNGPAWLDGKLQTGDVLVYVNDTCVLGFTHNEMVNVFKSIGSGETVTLEVCRGYPLPFDPNDPNTEVVTTIAVNAPDILTEDPRMYMDLDPALQNNGRFNFLDSTLLPVHNLQNGENLATTSVNSMPDLCISDKINTIKRPSSTDILLSESDLNDCKDTSMSSKPEFLSIAIVKGTMGFGFTIADSAHGQKVKKILDRQRCKNLMEGDILVNINDINVRNMCHSEVVQVLKDCPRNEEALIHVQRTTSKSNEKKEKNSQDFFRSKTPTADIYSTQTKTVVPSRPKTPLIDTRNHPKSPTGAMRSNWNEQSENELNPLDNRYKYSEYTHDMYYTDPYKANITNLSDNFATMTNLDDDPVRNTAKRDWVTNDKLNINNDVYSIDIPHHDNILKQNGCLHSDYYKDLYTSQSHSQYSEQDYNVYSIGQEQNVDTGEIWDKRKETTSFEHEQPHSSSIPRYPQYSNELLCPIVPDIEWIETLVTLVRQDTGFGFRIVGGTEEGSQVSVGHIVPGGAADLDNRLNTGDLIMSVDGESVMNSSHHHVVQLMIAAAQNGRVTLGIRRRINTQDHLPENLQTPYNRQMNLQYPYDVTVTRMENEGFGFVIISSVNKAGSTIGRIIEGSPAERCGRLNVGDHILAVNHVDITNVCHKDIVNLIKDSGYSVTLTIGYPLDDCCSNTSLSQKDEPTCDGDGGQYHAVELTRGTRGFGFSIRGGREFQNMPLFVLQIAENGPASIDNRLRVGDQIIEINGINTKNMTHTEAIEIIRNGGPSVRLLVRRGCQMPSVSNLTIDQISIRPIDEGTPRRHLLKLPEVGVHPKKRQKVRLFILLNCCSSKNRYL encoded by the exons atggcTACAAAAACAGAAGACGCAACATCTATTGATAATACCAATGATg GAGAAAGCATGGACAAGGAGGTATTAGCGATCAGTGGGAATGATGAGACCGGTCATCGTATTCCACCTACATATTTGTATAATTCAGGTTCTGAACAAAATACAGGAATATCTAATCAAGAGCAAAGCAATAGAAATCGTGCTCAAGCTACAGAGGACCAGTTAGGACCATTGCCACCAAATTGGGAGAAAGCTTACACAGACACAGGAgaagtttattttattga CCACAATACAGGCACTTCCCATTGGTTAGATCCTCGTTTatctaaatttcaaaaaagatCTCTCGAAGAATGTTTGGACGATGAATTACCTTATGGTTGGGAGAAAATAGACGATACTCTGTATGGTACATATTTCATTGATCATGTAAATCGTAGAACTCAATATGAAAATCCTGTGTTGCAAGCCAAACGGGCGCAACAAAGTTtaggagaaagaaagagtCCTAATTTCACGAGAAATCCTGATAAACTAAAAGGTCAGAAAATAAGAACAACATTGATAAAAAGTTCAAGGGGGCTAGGATTCACCATTGTCGGTGGAGATGATTCTGTTGaagaatttttacaaataaaaagtGTTGTACCAAATGGACCAGCATGGTTAGATGGAAAATTACAAACTG gaGATGTTTTAGTGTACGTTAATGATACGTGCGTATTAGGTTTTACGCATAATGAAATGGTAAATGTGTTTAAATCAATTGGTAGCGGTGAAACTGTTACGTTAGAAGTATGTCGCGGTTATCCATTACCATTTGATCCAAACGATCCAAACACAGAAGTTGTTACTACTATTGCTGTTAATGCACCAG ATATTTTAACAGAAGATCCGAgaatgtacatggatctggaTCCTGCTTTGCAAAACAACGGCCGTTTTAATTTCCTGGATTCTACACTCTTGCCAGTACACAATCTTCAAAATGGTGAAAACCTTGCCACAACATCTGTCAATTCAATGCCAGATCTTTGTATTTCGGATAAAATTAATACGATTAAAAGACCTAGCAGTACAGATATTCTGTTGTCTGAAAGTGATTTAAATGACTGTAAAGATACGTCAATGTCTTCCAAACCAGAATTTCTCAGTATTGCAATTGTAAAGGGAACTATGGGATTTGGATTTACAATAGCAGATTCTGCTCATGGTCAGAaggttaaaaaaattttagatCGTCAACGTTGTAAAAATTTGATGGAAGGTGACATTTTAGTTAATATAAATGACATTAATGTAAGAAACATGTGTCATTCTGAAGTAGTACAAGTTTTAAAAGATTGTCCTCGTAACGAAGAAGCATTGATACATGTTCAAAGAACAACATCAAAGTcaaacgaaaagaaagaaaaaaattcccAAGACTTTTTTAGAAGTAAGACACCAACTGCTGATATTTACAGTACTCAGACAAAAACTGTTGTACCGAGCCGACCAAAAACACCACTTATTGATACCAGGAATCACCCTAAATCACCAACAGGTGCAATGAGATCAAACTGGAACGAACAAAGCGAAAACGAATTAAATCCCCTCGATAATAGATATAAATATTCAGAATATACACATGACATGTACTATACCGATCCTTATAAAGCAAACATCACAAATTTATCTGATAATTTTGCTACAATGACGAATTTAGATGATGATCCTGTACGAAATACTGCTAAAAGAGATTGGGTTACAAATGACAAATTAAACATAAATAACGACGTGTATTCTATTGATATACCTCACCATGATAACATATTAAAACAAAATGGATGTTTACACTCAGATTACTATAAAGATTTGTATACATCACAGTCCCATTCTCAGTATAGCGAACAAGATTATAATGTATATTCTATCGGTCAAGAACAAAATGTTGATACCGGTGAAATATGGGATAAACGGAAAGAGACTACTAGTTTTGAACATGAGCAACCACATTCCAGTTCTATACCACg cTATCCTCAATATAGCAATGAGTTATTGTGTCCAATTGTGCCTGATATAGAGTGGATAGAAACATTGGTAACTTTAGTAAGGCAAGATACAGGATTTGGATTTAGAATAGTAGGTGGCACAGAAGAAGGATCTCAA GTTTCAGTTGGGCATATAGTACCTGGTGGTGCAGCAGACTTAGATAATCGACTGAATACGGGTGATTTGATTATGTCTGTCGATGGTGAAAGTGTTATGAATTCGTCGCATCATCACGTGGTTCAATTGATGATAGCTGCCGCTCAAAATGGCAGAGTTACCTTAGGAATACGACGCAGGATTAATACGCAGGACCATCTTCCAGAAAACCTTCAAACACCATACAACAGACAAATGAATCTCCAATATCCTTATGATGTAACAGTTACTAGAATGGAAAACGAAGGTTTTggttttgttattatttccTCGGTTAATAAAGCTGGTTCAACGATTGGTAGAATAATTGAAGGATCGCCTGCGGAAAGATGCGGCCGATTAAATGTTGGAGATCATATTCTTGCCGTTAATCACGTTGACATAACGAATGTATGCCACAAAGACATAGTGAACTTAATTAAAGATTCCGGTTATTCTGTCACTTTAACAATCGGTTACCCTCTTGATGATTGTTGTAGTAATACGTCTCTATCGCAAAAG GACGAACCAACATGTGATGGAGACGGAGGTCAGTATCACGCGGTTGAATTAACTCGTGGAACTAGAGGATTTGGTTTTAGTATTCGCGGAGGAcgtgaatttcaaaatatgcCATTGTTTGTTTTACAAATTGCTGAAAATGGTCCTGCGTCCATTGATAATCGGTTAAGG gTTGGAGatcaaataattgaaataaatggAATCAATACTAAAAATATGACACACACAGAAGCCATTGAAATAATACGAAACGGTGGACCATCTGTTCGACTTTTAGTTCGTCGTGGTTGCCAGATGCCTTCAGTG AGTAATCTCACAATCGACCAAATAAGTATTCGACCGATTGATGAGGGCACCCCACGCAGgcatttattgaaattaccCGAGGTGGGTGTGCACCCTAAAAAACGTCAGAAAGTTcgactttttattttactcaACTGCTGTTCATCCaaaaatagatatttataa